The Sulfurimonas lithotrophica genome includes a region encoding these proteins:
- a CDS encoding ExbD/TolR family protein — translation MRRREPLSPDMTPLVDVVFLLLIFFLVSTAFKKDQLALLLNLPSSEAPVEMVKKEEVNIELSSEKIALKGKEITFEQLDTSLSRVKNKKSPINVRIDKEVRYERIIKLFDLLKKYDLNNLALINESAK, via the coding sequence ATGCGTCGTCGTGAACCATTATCTCCGGATATGACACCACTTGTAGATGTTGTTTTTTTACTTTTGATTTTCTTTTTGGTAAGTACTGCATTTAAAAAAGATCAATTGGCACTGCTTTTAAATCTTCCATCTAGTGAAGCACCTGTAGAGATGGTAAAAAAAGAGGAAGTAAATATCGAACTCTCAAGTGAAAAAATAGCCCTAAAAGGTAAAGAGATTACATTTGAGCAACTAGATACGTCTCTCTCTCGGGTTAAAAATAAAAAAAGTCCTATAAACGTACGTATAGACAAGGAAGTTCGTTATGAGCGTATTATAAAGTTATTTGATTTGTTGAAAAAGTATGACTTGAATAATCTTGCTTTGATTAACGAATCTGCCAAATGA
- a CDS encoding MotA/TolQ/ExbB proton channel family protein, with amino-acid sequence MNLMDYIQQGGVIVYILIALNIIGFTTMLVKFIQIIMTKRYKAVLLEEVIADIKEKEVPLKDEHIIVELIKDEMSKKLYTVESGLGTVKIIASISPLLGLLGTVTGVLLAFEAISKSGMGDPSVFAGGISMALITTVAGLIVAIPHYIGYNYLIGMLDGLEATVTSEILPAVYKK; translated from the coding sequence ATGAATCTAATGGATTACATACAACAAGGCGGAGTTATAGTTTATATTTTGATAGCACTGAATATTATAGGTTTTACTACTATGCTGGTAAAGTTTATTCAAATAATAATGACTAAACGTTATAAGGCAGTACTCCTTGAAGAGGTAATTGCGGATATTAAGGAAAAGGAAGTACCTTTAAAAGATGAACACATCATAGTCGAACTCATTAAAGATGAGATGTCTAAAAAACTTTATACGGTAGAGAGTGGACTTGGAACAGTTAAAATTATAGCTTCCATATCCCCTTTACTAGGGCTTCTTGGAACGGTAACGGGTGTTCTTTTGGCATTTGAAGCGATTTCAAAAAGCGGTATGGGTGATCCATCTGTTTTTGCGGGAGGTATCTCTATGGCACTTATTACGACTGTAGCAGGTTTAATCGTAGCTATTCCTCACTACATAGGATATAACTATTTAATCGGGATGCTTGATGGTTTAGAAGCAACAGTTACCAGCGAAATTCTCCCTGCTGTATATAAGAAGTAA
- a CDS encoding energy transducer TonB produces MINIKVVFIVVFVVVSIVHILLVVNFATQNQKIATKKETVQKLDLRNVTVAPKPKPKPKIKPKPKPKPKPKPKPEPKPVVKPEVIPEPEIVQEPELEIIPEPEPVKEEPKLSATEIEIIESQYITEVKMAIEKKKYYPKKAKRLKREGTVKIKFTILKDGSIKDITLQEASRYKRLNKGALKTLNSIEKFNPIPDELEKNSWEIVVPIEYRLR; encoded by the coding sequence TTGATAAACATAAAAGTTGTTTTTATAGTTGTTTTTGTAGTTGTTTCTATTGTTCATATACTTTTAGTAGTAAATTTTGCTACACAGAATCAAAAAATAGCAACAAAAAAAGAAACAGTACAAAAACTTGATTTGCGTAATGTTACTGTAGCACCGAAGCCAAAACCAAAACCAAAAATCAAGCCGAAGCCAAAACCAAAACCGAAGCCTAAGCCCAAACCGGAACCAAAACCTGTTGTAAAACCTGAAGTAATTCCCGAACCCGAGATAGTTCAAGAACCTGAACTTGAAATAATTCCGGAACCCGAACCGGTTAAAGAAGAACCGAAATTATCGGCGACAGAAATTGAGATAATCGAGTCGCAGTATATTACGGAAGTAAAAATGGCGATAGAAAAAAAGAAATATTATCCCAAAAAAGCAAAAAGATTAAAGCGTGAGGGTACTGTAAAAATAAAATTTACTATTTTAAAAGACGGTTCAATAAAAGATATAACCCTGCAAGAAGCGTCTAGATATAAAAGACTAAATAAGGGAGCTTTAAAAACGCTAAATAGTATTGAAAAATTTAATCCTATTCCCGATGAGCTGGAAAAAAACAGTTGGGAAATAGTAGTGCCTATAGAATACAGGCTGAGATAA
- a CDS encoding transcriptional repressor, with protein MLYINAKNREKLSVFRNVIYNHLKQNKLRYSDQRERVLKILHEQSYPVSVEYLVNKLNENSSNVGYATVSRHIKFFDELDMLIIVNKIPKGYLLKKDIDCDYVEVISTII; from the coding sequence ATGCTATACATAAATGCTAAAAATAGAGAAAAATTATCTGTATTTCGCAATGTTATATACAACCATTTAAAACAAAACAAACTTAGGTATTCCGACCAAAGGGAGAGGGTTTTAAAGATTTTACATGAACAATCTTACCCCGTAAGTGTAGAGTATTTGGTTAACAAACTAAATGAAAACTCTTCCAATGTAGGTTATGCAACGGTATCTAGACATATTAAGTTTTTTGATGAACTTGATATGCTGATAATAGTAAATAAAATTCCAAAAGGGTATTTGTTAAAAAAAGATATAGATTGCGATTATGTTGAAGTAATTAGCACTATCATATAA